The Celeribacter marinus genome window below encodes:
- a CDS encoding SRPBCC family protein, which produces MKFSTRKDIDAPAAYVFERIANFEALERQAMRRGIDVSRKDPAQPRDVGAGWTMKVPFRGKTRDIVAEVVTYCDPTNLVVAAKSGGLDMVLTADIVALSPKRTRLSLSYDIKPQTLSARILVQSIKFAKGTLDRRFDRKIDQYGATMSDDYNKSLMS; this is translated from the coding sequence ATGAAGTTTTCGACACGCAAGGATATCGACGCACCTGCGGCATACGTGTTTGAGCGCATTGCTAATTTCGAGGCGTTGGAGCGCCAAGCAATGCGGCGTGGTATCGACGTGTCACGCAAAGATCCCGCCCAGCCGCGCGATGTTGGTGCGGGTTGGACTATGAAAGTTCCGTTTCGCGGCAAAACCCGCGATATCGTCGCCGAAGTGGTGACGTATTGTGACCCGACCAATTTGGTCGTGGCTGCGAAGTCTGGAGGCCTTGATATGGTGCTCACTGCGGACATTGTGGCGCTTAGCCCCAAACGAACGCGCTTGTCGCTTAGCTATGATATCAAGCCGCAAACCTTGTCTGCGCGGATTCTTGTGCAGTCGATCAAGTTCGCCAAAGGGACGCTTGATCGTCGGTTTGATCGAAAAATAGATCAGTATGGCGCTACAATGAGCGACGACTACAATAAGTCATTGA